A window of the Natrinema salifodinae genome harbors these coding sequences:
- a CDS encoding DUF5813 family protein → MTDLPTPVERELESHDAFARTDEGYDLTTTVFDTTVTADDADGKRDGRFRVTVFLPTLDAAVADEVVANVVEDGWFETLERRLQDVFGVAHTSTHDDPVVERDTDEVRVRLEYTAWDAGEGAEDAKALIEFVEGTFAQGIIPGYEYRGPAATLLENAQNRGQQAADGDGHSGGMPM, encoded by the coding sequence ATGACCGACCTTCCAACCCCCGTCGAACGCGAACTCGAGTCCCACGACGCGTTCGCGCGGACCGACGAGGGATACGACCTCACGACGACCGTTTTCGACACGACTGTCACGGCCGATGACGCCGACGGGAAGCGCGACGGCCGATTTCGCGTCACCGTCTTCCTCCCGACGCTCGACGCCGCCGTCGCCGACGAAGTCGTCGCGAACGTCGTCGAGGACGGCTGGTTCGAGACCCTCGAACGCCGCCTGCAGGATGTCTTCGGCGTCGCCCACACGAGCACCCACGACGACCCCGTCGTCGAACGCGACACCGACGAGGTCCGCGTCCGCCTCGAGTACACCGCCTGGGACGCCGGCGAGGGCGCCGAGGACGCCAAGGCTCTCATCGAGTTCGTCGAGGGAACGTTCGCCCAGGGGATCATCCCTGGCTACGAGTACCGCGGCCCGGCGGCGACGCTGCTCGAGAACGCCCAAAACCGGGGCCAGCAGGCCGCGGACGGCGACGGACACAGCGGCGGCATGCCGATGTGA
- a CDS encoding potassium channel family protein, with product MRFVIIGAGRVGLRTARVLRDEDHEVTLVERDEPTIRRARDQGFSVVEGDGSRETVLEEAGVASADAVGALSGDLNVNFTACMIANHYGCRTVMRIDEAYREEIYRKYADQVNEVIYPERLGAIGAKNALLGGTIRAIADVAPHLQVVELTITDAAPVNGYTISELQLPADATVLAFGKDGRTLEIPTEDLSIEDGDRLVVLADFDVLSDVRQLLVGESADQAAANAGTGGAGTGSGPGSAATELTLEADAGSDAASPSNSDSDTDSSTDSDSNSNSNSDSGGVN from the coding sequence ATGCGGTTCGTGATTATCGGGGCTGGACGGGTCGGCCTACGGACGGCGCGGGTCTTGCGCGACGAGGACCACGAGGTGACGCTCGTCGAACGCGACGAGCCGACGATCAGGCGCGCCCGCGATCAGGGGTTTTCCGTCGTCGAGGGAGACGGCTCCCGCGAGACCGTCCTCGAGGAGGCCGGCGTCGCGTCGGCCGACGCCGTCGGCGCGCTCTCCGGCGACCTCAACGTCAACTTTACCGCGTGCATGATCGCTAACCACTACGGCTGTCGGACGGTCATGCGCATTGACGAGGCCTACCGCGAGGAGATCTACCGCAAGTACGCCGACCAGGTGAACGAAGTGATCTACCCCGAGCGCCTCGGCGCGATCGGCGCGAAAAACGCCCTCCTGGGCGGGACGATCCGCGCCATCGCCGACGTCGCACCCCACCTGCAGGTCGTCGAACTCACGATTACCGACGCGGCCCCGGTCAACGGCTACACGATCAGCGAACTGCAACTGCCCGCCGACGCGACCGTCCTCGCCTTCGGCAAGGACGGGCGGACCCTCGAGATCCCGACCGAAGACCTCTCGATCGAGGACGGCGACCGACTCGTCGTCCTCGCGGACTTCGACGTCCTGAGCGACGTCCGCCAACTGCTCGTCGGCGAGTCGGCCGACCAGGCGGCCGCCAACGCAGGGACGGGCGGAGCGGGGACGGGATCGGGGCCGGGGTCGGCGGCGACGGAACTGACGCTCGAGGCGGATGCGGGTTCGGACGCCGCTTCGCCGTCTAATTCCGACTCCGATACCGATTCCAGCACTGACTCCGACTCCAATTCGAATTCGAACTCCGATTCCGGAGGTGTCAACTGA
- a CDS encoding cyclase family protein, whose protein sequence is MHVDLSQPIETGMQTYPGDPAVAVRSHATHDEHGARVDAIECGSHTGTHVDAPAHTVPGGETLDAYPIDRFVFDAVRVDCRDLGAREPIPAARVSEPDPKPGSATGTEPDLVAFWTGWDTHWGTDRYLDHPYLSPEAAERCADRGFDVAVDSLNPDPTPTANAGDDEPEGFAAHQALLGNEQLIIENLTNLERTGERFELRAYPIALESDGAPVRAVGVDSADRSERME, encoded by the coding sequence ATGCACGTCGACCTGAGTCAGCCGATCGAGACCGGCATGCAGACGTATCCCGGCGACCCCGCCGTCGCCGTCCGCTCGCACGCTACCCACGACGAACACGGGGCCCGCGTCGACGCTATCGAATGCGGGAGCCACACCGGCACTCACGTCGACGCGCCCGCGCACACCGTACCGGGCGGTGAGACCCTCGACGCGTACCCGATCGACCGGTTCGTCTTCGACGCCGTTCGCGTCGATTGCCGCGATCTCGGCGCTCGCGAACCGATCCCGGCCGCTCGGGTTTCGGAGCCGGACCCGAAACCTGGCTCGGCAACGGGAACCGAGCCCGACCTGGTCGCGTTCTGGACGGGCTGGGACACCCACTGGGGGACCGACCGCTATCTCGACCATCCGTATCTCTCGCCGGAGGCGGCCGAACGCTGCGCCGACCGGGGATTCGACGTCGCGGTCGATTCGCTCAATCCCGATCCGACGCCGACGGCCAACGCCGGCGACGACGAACCCGAGGGGTTCGCGGCCCACCAGGCGCTGCTCGGCAACGAGCAATTGATTATCGAAAATCTCACGAATCTCGAACGGACCGGAGAGCGATTCGAACTCCGAGCGTACCCGATCGCTCTCGAAAGCGACGGTGCACCGGTTCGCGCCGTCGGAGTCGATTCGGCGGACCGGTCGGAGAGGATGGAATAG
- the cofC gene encoding 2-phospho-L-lactate guanylyltransferase has translation MRVVVPFAAETPKTRLEAVLSPSERSTVARAMLADVLRAIVEAGHEPTVVSTAPLDLAALDLPGEVASAASVTVDERALTTAVNARLPGGDDANSDGDADPDAVAVVMADLALATPDAIERLLTADADVAIAPGRGGGTNALAVRHPEFRVDYHGTSYLDHREIAREIGATVSTVDSFRLATDVDEPEDLVEVLVHGREQDRAPDCLRAFGFELDATDGRVAIARDDGDAETDSD, from the coding sequence ATGCGCGTCGTGGTCCCGTTCGCCGCCGAGACGCCCAAGACCCGCCTCGAAGCCGTGCTCTCGCCGTCCGAGCGCTCGACGGTCGCCCGCGCCATGCTCGCGGACGTCCTGCGCGCGATCGTCGAAGCGGGCCACGAACCGACGGTCGTCTCGACCGCGCCGCTCGACCTCGCCGCCCTCGACCTCCCAGGCGAAGTCGCATCTGCCGCATCGGTCACCGTCGACGAGCGAGCGCTCACGACGGCGGTCAACGCGCGCCTGCCGGGCGGTGACGACGCTAATTCGGACGGCGACGCCGATCCGGACGCGGTCGCCGTCGTCATGGCCGACCTGGCGCTGGCGACGCCGGACGCGATCGAGCGGCTGCTGACCGCCGACGCCGACGTCGCGATCGCGCCGGGACGCGGCGGTGGAACCAACGCGCTCGCCGTTCGCCACCCCGAATTCCGCGTCGACTACCACGGCACCTCCTACCTCGATCACCGCGAGATCGCCCGCGAGATCGGTGCGACGGTTTCGACCGTCGACTCGTTCCGCCTGGCGACCGACGTCGACGAACCCGAGGACCTCGTCGAGGTGCTCGTCCACGGCCGCGAGCAGGACCGCGCTCCCGACTGCCTGCGGGCGTTCGGATTCGAACTCGACGCGACGGACGGACGGGTGGCGATCGCCCGCGACGACGGCGACGCCGAGACGGACTCGGACTAA
- the tmk gene encoding dTMP kinase: protein MLVTLEGLDGSGKTTVWEALQERYPDAEFTREPTNDSWYGDAVYRSIEDDDADPLAELFLYTADHADHLSRVIEPALERGDLVISDRYSDSRFAYQGATLETAEEHDLADPLEYVVDIHEPFSITPDLTIYLDLDPETAATRAGTTNKFERAEYLASVRDNYERLIERDPDRFVRVDAMQSPADVLDAVTDALDEAVSASR from the coding sequence ATGCTGGTCACGCTCGAGGGACTGGACGGCAGCGGCAAGACGACGGTCTGGGAGGCACTCCAAGAGCGCTATCCCGACGCGGAGTTCACCCGCGAACCCACGAACGACTCCTGGTACGGCGACGCCGTCTACCGCTCGATCGAGGACGACGATGCCGACCCGCTCGCGGAACTGTTCCTCTACACCGCCGACCACGCCGATCACCTCTCGCGGGTGATCGAACCCGCCCTCGAGCGCGGCGACCTCGTGATCTCCGACCGCTACTCCGACTCCCGGTTCGCCTATCAGGGTGCGACCCTCGAGACGGCCGAGGAACACGATCTCGCGGACCCGCTCGAGTACGTCGTCGACATCCACGAGCCGTTCTCGATTACGCCGGATCTGACGATCTACCTCGACCTCGATCCGGAGACCGCCGCGACCCGCGCGGGGACGACGAACAAGTTCGAACGGGCCGAGTACCTCGCGTCGGTACGGGACAACTACGAGCGACTCATCGAGCGCGACCCTGACCGGTTCGTCCGCGTCGACGCGATGCAGTCGCCGGCCGACGTTCTCGACGCGGTGACCGACGCCCTGGACGAGGCGGTGTCGGCGTCCCGATAA
- a CDS encoding Lrp/AsnC family transcriptional regulator: MVTAFVMIKANTGEADRLRDNIKSIAGVQSAHIVAGDVDLIAKARVETPAEVKEIAATRIQSIEGVEDTQTYIAMD; this comes from the coding sequence ATGGTTACGGCATTCGTTATGATCAAAGCGAACACCGGCGAGGCGGATCGGCTCAGAGACAATATCAAATCCATCGCGGGCGTTCAGTCGGCCCACATCGTCGCCGGCGACGTCGATCTTATCGCCAAGGCGCGGGTCGAGACGCCCGCCGAAGTCAAGGAGATCGCAGCCACCCGCATCCAGTCCATCGAGGGCGTCGAGGACACGCAGACGTACATCGCGATGGACTAA
- a CDS encoding complex I NDUFA9 subunit family protein, producing MDVLVAGGTGFIGTNLCAELAERGHRVTALSRSPDDGDLPPGVEAAMGDVGAYDSIVDTVAGRDAVVNLVSLSPLYQPRGDKSHEEVHLGGTENLVRAAEEGGVDRFLQLSGLGADPDGDTAFIRAKGKAEAVVRSADLDWTIVRPSVVFGDGGEFVEFTKTLTTPYVTGLPGGGKTRFQPIWVGDLVPMLADALEDDAHVGEIYELAGPQILTLADVTELAYAAEGKDVTIVPIPMGLAKLGLSAIDSVPGVPFGADQARSLEFDNTVADNDITAFGHEPAALTTLGEYLGFEGRRSHERAKGTA from the coding sequence ATGGACGTTCTCGTCGCCGGCGGCACCGGCTTCATCGGCACGAACCTGTGTGCGGAACTGGCCGAGCGCGGCCATCGAGTGACGGCGCTCTCGCGGTCGCCGGACGACGGCGACCTCCCCCCGGGCGTCGAGGCGGCGATGGGCGACGTCGGCGCCTACGACTCGATCGTCGACACGGTTGCGGGCCGCGACGCCGTCGTCAACCTCGTCTCGCTCTCGCCGCTCTACCAGCCCCGCGGCGACAAGAGCCACGAGGAGGTCCACCTCGGCGGCACCGAGAACCTAGTCCGCGCGGCCGAGGAGGGCGGCGTCGACCGCTTCCTCCAACTGAGCGGACTGGGTGCCGATCCAGATGGCGACACCGCTTTCATCCGCGCCAAGGGCAAGGCGGAAGCTGTGGTCCGCTCGGCGGATCTCGACTGGACGATCGTCCGTCCATCCGTCGTCTTCGGCGACGGCGGCGAGTTCGTCGAGTTCACGAAGACCCTGACGACGCCGTACGTGACCGGCCTGCCAGGCGGCGGGAAGACGCGGTTCCAGCCCATCTGGGTCGGCGACCTCGTCCCCATGCTGGCCGATGCGCTCGAGGACGACGCCCACGTCGGAGAGATCTACGAACTCGCCGGCCCGCAGATCCTCACCCTCGCCGACGTGACGGAACTGGCCTACGCGGCCGAGGGGAAAGACGTCACGATCGTGCCGATCCCGATGGGCCTGGCCAAACTCGGTCTCTCCGCGATCGACTCAGTGCCCGGCGTTCCGTTCGGCGCGGACCAGGCCAGGTCGCTCGAGTTCGACAACACGGTCGCCGACAACGACATCACCGCGTTCGGGCACGAGCCGGCGGCGTTGACGACGTTGGGGGAGTATCTCGGGTTCGAGGGGCGGCGTTCCCACGAGCGAGCGAAGGGAACGGCCTGA
- the cofG gene encoding 7,8-didemethyl-8-hydroxy-5-deazariboflavin synthase subunit CofG: MFPGASEYGVDIAVDDAAVEDLLQVSPTDVDAPAALTFARNVFIPLTTACRYTCTYCTYFDPPGQASLLSLEEVREICRRGADAGCTEALFTFGDDPDDRYTEIHDQLAAWGHDSIHDYLREACEVALEEGLLPHANPGDQTREQMAAVADVNASMGVMLETTAEVGAHAGPRRKVPGQRLRTLENAGELDVAFTTGILVGIGENWRDRAESLLAIRELHERYDHIQEVIVQPVVDNERWADGSPDLATMRRVTAMARAALPEEVSVQVPPNLAPAKDLIDCGVDDLGGVSPVTDDHINPDYKWPALRELEEIAAHAGVPLGERLPVYERFLPADLRTDEFDGAAADGTENGAGADGESDRQWISSTIRNALAADDDAGSRYRAVLAGDGY; the protein is encoded by the coding sequence ATGTTTCCCGGGGCGAGCGAGTACGGCGTCGATATCGCGGTCGACGACGCGGCCGTCGAGGACCTCCTTCAGGTCAGTCCGACCGACGTGGACGCGCCCGCGGCGCTGACCTTCGCGCGAAACGTCTTCATCCCGCTCACGACGGCCTGCCGGTACACCTGCACCTACTGCACCTACTTCGATCCGCCCGGCCAGGCATCGCTGCTCTCGCTCGAGGAAGTCCGTGAGATCTGTCGGCGCGGCGCCGACGCGGGCTGTACGGAGGCACTGTTTACCTTCGGCGACGACCCCGACGACCGCTACACCGAGATCCACGACCAGCTCGCGGCGTGGGGCCACGACTCGATCCACGACTACCTGCGTGAGGCCTGCGAGGTCGCGCTGGAAGAGGGGCTGCTCCCCCACGCGAACCCGGGCGACCAGACCCGCGAACAGATGGCCGCCGTCGCGGACGTCAACGCCAGCATGGGCGTGATGCTCGAGACAACCGCGGAAGTCGGGGCCCACGCCGGCCCGCGGCGCAAGGTCCCCGGCCAGCGCCTGCGGACCCTCGAGAACGCGGGCGAACTGGACGTCGCCTTCACGACCGGCATTCTCGTCGGCATCGGCGAGAACTGGCGCGACCGCGCGGAGAGCCTGCTCGCGATCCGCGAACTCCACGAGCGCTACGACCACATCCAGGAGGTCATCGTCCAACCGGTCGTGGACAACGAGCGCTGGGCCGACGGCTCGCCCGACCTGGCGACGATGCGCCGCGTGACGGCGATGGCCCGCGCCGCCCTCCCCGAAGAGGTGTCCGTGCAGGTACCGCCGAACCTGGCGCCCGCGAAGGATCTGATCGACTGCGGCGTCGACGACCTCGGCGGCGTCTCGCCGGTCACCGACGACCACATCAACCCCGACTACAAGTGGCCCGCGCTGCGCGAACTCGAGGAGATCGCCGCCCACGCGGGCGTCCCGCTGGGCGAGCGGCTGCCGGTCTACGAGCGGTTCCTCCCCGCGGACCTGCGGACCGACGAGTTCGACGGCGCGGCCGCCGACGGAACCGAAAACGGCGCGGGCGCTGACGGCGAGTCCGACCGGCAGTGGATCTCCTCGACGATCAGGAACGCGCTCGCAGCCGACGACGACGCGGGCAGCCGGTATCGTGCGGTCCTCGCCGGCGACGGCTACTGA
- a CDS encoding Lrp/AsnC family transcriptional regulator yields the protein MVHAFIMVKTAAGKSEGLLAEIGDLESVADAHIVAGNYDIIAEIDASEVYEVLRTVSSRLQGLDGVTDTKTYIAMG from the coding sequence ATGGTCCACGCGTTCATCATGGTGAAGACGGCCGCCGGAAAGTCCGAGGGCCTGCTCGCAGAGATCGGTGATCTCGAGTCGGTAGCCGACGCCCACATCGTCGCGGGCAACTACGACATCATCGCGGAGATCGACGCATCGGAGGTCTACGAGGTGCTCCGAACCGTCTCCTCGCGACTGCAGGGACTCGACGGCGTCACCGACACGAAGACGTACATCGCGATGGGATAA
- a CDS encoding sodium:solute symporter family protein: protein MSSPGIGYALLGLWALGMIGLSYLIFRRQDVDDTREFITAGGRAQVGLTTASFAVTWMWAGDILGVPEYVGLTGVAGIWMYAAPAVLSSLVVIPFALRMRRLFPQGLTYSEYFIERFGKRAHLAVIAVILYTMVLGGVIQLYVGGTVIGGLTGIDPNVVMAVLMGTIGIYILLGGLWGSMTTDLVQFVSAIVLTVVFVPLLLFEAGGPSGVYEGLLENLGSDAAPFLTASNLDWIEDLFLPYALGLGVWGVVSLSTWQRIFAVRRDKTSRFLTAGGIGVFTTIAMYGVIGLVGLAAVPEVGPADLSIEALGLLPGWATVLFLVIALMVLGSSVDSYLTAIASLTSRDIYFRHVATDAADAQQLRVARLASVAFAAVIFGATVVALDTLGFTQLLLIGGIGATALVGPFALSLFWSKTSSLGFVTGVVGSQLVTGYLLAASYDVVVTAPTLKLWEIMAVGHLVATALTATLSAASPDDFEFDSIAREPTAGAGPADAAVRPDGGATGADGGDRE from the coding sequence ATGAGTAGTCCGGGCATCGGATACGCGCTCCTCGGTCTCTGGGCGCTCGGGATGATCGGACTGAGCTATCTCATTTTCCGTCGGCAGGACGTCGACGACACGCGGGAGTTCATCACGGCCGGCGGTCGCGCGCAGGTGGGATTGACGACCGCGTCGTTCGCGGTGACGTGGATGTGGGCGGGGGACATCCTCGGCGTCCCGGAGTACGTCGGTCTCACCGGCGTCGCCGGGATCTGGATGTACGCCGCCCCGGCGGTGCTCTCCTCGCTGGTCGTCATTCCGTTCGCGCTGCGGATGCGCAGACTGTTCCCCCAGGGACTGACCTACAGCGAGTACTTCATCGAACGGTTCGGGAAGCGGGCCCACCTCGCCGTGATCGCCGTCATCCTCTACACGATGGTCCTCGGCGGCGTCATCCAGCTCTACGTCGGCGGAACCGTCATCGGGGGCCTGACCGGCATCGATCCGAACGTCGTGATGGCGGTTCTGATGGGAACGATCGGGATCTACATCCTGCTGGGCGGCCTCTGGGGATCGATGACCACGGATCTGGTCCAGTTCGTCAGCGCGATCGTCCTGACGGTCGTCTTTGTGCCGCTGTTGCTCTTCGAGGCGGGCGGCCCGTCCGGCGTCTACGAGGGGCTGCTCGAGAACCTCGGATCGGACGCGGCGCCGTTCCTGACCGCGTCGAACCTCGACTGGATCGAAGACCTGTTCCTGCCCTACGCCCTCGGCCTCGGCGTCTGGGGTGTCGTTTCGCTGTCGACGTGGCAGCGGATCTTCGCCGTGCGCCGCGACAAGACCTCGCGGTTTCTTACCGCCGGCGGGATCGGCGTCTTCACCACGATCGCCATGTACGGCGTCATCGGCCTGGTCGGGCTCGCGGCGGTGCCGGAGGTCGGCCCGGCCGACCTCTCGATCGAGGCGCTCGGACTCTTGCCTGGCTGGGCGACCGTCCTCTTTCTGGTGATCGCGCTGATGGTCCTCGGCTCGTCCGTCGACTCCTACCTGACCGCGATCGCGAGTCTCACCTCGCGGGACATCTACTTCCGGCACGTCGCGACCGACGCCGCCGACGCGCAGCAGCTTCGCGTCGCTCGACTCGCCTCGGTCGCGTTCGCCGCGGTCATCTTCGGCGCGACGGTAGTCGCGCTCGACACCCTCGGCTTCACGCAGTTGCTGCTGATCGGCGGGATCGGCGCGACGGCGCTCGTCGGCCCGTTCGCGCTGTCGCTGTTCTGGTCGAAGACCTCGAGTCTCGGGTTCGTCACGGGCGTCGTCGGCTCCCAGCTGGTGACGGGATACCTGCTGGCGGCCAGTTACGACGTGGTCGTCACCGCGCCGACGCTGAAGCTCTGGGAGATTATGGCCGTCGGCCACCTCGTCGCGACCGCCCTGACCGCGACGCTCTCCGCGGCGTCGCCGGACGACTTCGAGTTCGATTCCATCGCGCGCGAGCCGACTGCCGGCGCCGGCCCCGCGGACGCGGCGGTCAGGCCGGACGGCGGCGCGACCGGTGCGGACGGAGGTGATCGCGAATGA
- a CDS encoding tubulin/FtsZ family protein, translating into MKLAMIGFGQAGGKIVDRFLEYDDRTNSGIVRAAIAVNSAKADLIGLDNIPQENRVLIGQARVKGHGVGADNELGAEVAEEDIDEVQNAIDSIPTHEVDAFLIVAGMGGGTGSGGAPVLAKHLKRIYTIPVYGLGILPGTDEGGIYTLNAARSFQTFVREVDNLMVFDNDSWRQTGESVEGGYEQINEEIVRRFGILFGAGEVGDGQEVAESVVDSSEIINTLSGGGVSTVGFASEDVELNTGGGLLSRFTGDGAGDDDLDAANTTNRITSLVRKAALGRLTLPCEIEGTERALLVLSGPSEYLNRKGIERGRKWLEEETGSMEVRGGDYPREEPEVASAILLSGVTNVPRIKRLQQVAIEAQDNIDDIQAESEENLEELVEDDEDELEPLF; encoded by the coding sequence ATGAAGCTGGCGATGATCGGATTCGGACAGGCCGGTGGCAAGATCGTCGATCGATTCCTCGAATACGACGATCGGACGAACAGCGGAATCGTCCGCGCGGCGATCGCTGTCAACTCCGCGAAAGCGGACCTCATCGGTCTCGACAACATTCCACAGGAGAATCGCGTACTCATCGGCCAGGCCCGAGTAAAGGGCCACGGCGTGGGTGCTGACAACGAACTCGGCGCGGAAGTCGCCGAGGAGGACATCGACGAGGTCCAAAACGCCATCGACTCGATCCCGACGCACGAGGTTGACGCCTTCCTCATCGTCGCCGGGATGGGGGGCGGTACCGGCTCGGGCGGCGCGCCGGTCCTCGCGAAACACCTCAAGCGTATCTACACCATTCCCGTCTACGGTCTCGGTATTCTGCCCGGTACGGACGAGGGCGGTATCTACACGCTCAACGCCGCTCGATCGTTCCAGACGTTCGTCCGCGAAGTGGACAACCTGATGGTCTTCGACAACGACTCCTGGCGGCAGACCGGCGAGTCCGTCGAAGGCGGCTACGAGCAGATCAACGAGGAGATCGTCCGCCGCTTTGGCATCCTCTTCGGCGCCGGCGAGGTCGGCGACGGCCAGGAGGTCGCCGAGAGCGTCGTCGACTCGAGCGAAATCATCAACACGCTCTCCGGCGGCGGCGTCTCCACCGTCGGCTTCGCGAGCGAAGACGTCGAGCTAAACACGGGCGGCGGCCTCCTCTCGCGCTTTACGGGCGACGGAGCCGGCGACGACGACCTCGACGCCGCCAACACCACGAACCGCATCACGAGCCTGGTCCGCAAGGCCGCACTCGGCCGGCTTACCCTCCCTTGTGAGATCGAAGGCACCGAGCGCGCGCTGCTGGTCCTTTCCGGTCCCTCGGAGTACCTGAACCGGAAAGGCATTGAACGCGGGCGGAAGTGGCTCGAAGAAGAGACCGGCAGCATGGAAGTCCGCGGCGGCGACTACCCGCGCGAGGAGCCGGAGGTCGCCTCGGCGATCCTGCTCTCGGGCGTGACCAACGTCCCGCGGATCAAGCGCCTCCAGCAGGTCGCCATCGAGGCTCAGGACAACATCGACGACATCCAGGCCGAGAGCGAGGAGAACCTCGAGGAACTCGTCGAAGACGACGAAGACGAACTCGAGCCGCTCTTCTAG
- a CDS encoding sodium:calcium antiporter: MIEVLGLLALAAAGTAVVWKGSVWLEDSANALAASYGLPMVVQGAVVAAAGSSMPELASVLLATLLHGEFELGVGSIVGSAVFNLLVIPGMAVVYGGGIDTTRELVYKEALFYMLAVATLLLTFSLAVIYNPVDRADTLVRGTVSRQLALVPIVLYGLYLFTQYLDARGADVTADTSVDRARSWLWFGLGLVFIIGGVEGLVRAAIGLGDAFGTPSFLWGMTVVAAGSSLPDTFVSMAAAQADRPTVTLANVLGSNTFDLLVAIPVGVLAAGSLTVTFSHVVPMIAFLIAATIFFFAISRTGMYLSRREGWALLALYTAFVCWLLLESLRITSVLEL; encoded by the coding sequence ATGATCGAGGTTCTCGGACTGCTCGCGCTCGCCGCCGCCGGTACGGCGGTCGTCTGGAAGGGCAGCGTCTGGCTCGAGGACTCCGCGAACGCTCTCGCGGCCAGCTACGGCCTGCCGATGGTCGTCCAGGGAGCGGTCGTCGCCGCCGCGGGCTCGAGCATGCCCGAACTGGCGAGCGTGCTGCTCGCGACGCTGCTGCACGGCGAGTTCGAGCTCGGCGTTGGGTCGATCGTCGGCTCGGCGGTATTCAACCTTCTCGTGATCCCCGGCATGGCGGTGGTCTACGGCGGCGGGATCGACACGACTCGCGAACTAGTTTACAAGGAGGCGCTGTTCTACATGCTCGCCGTCGCGACGCTGCTGTTGACGTTTTCGCTGGCGGTCATCTACAACCCGGTCGACCGAGCCGACACACTCGTCCGCGGGACCGTCTCGCGACAGCTCGCGCTGGTCCCGATCGTACTGTACGGGCTCTACCTGTTCACCCAGTATCTCGATGCCAGGGGCGCCGACGTGACGGCCGATACCTCGGTCGACCGCGCTCGCTCCTGGCTCTGGTTCGGCCTCGGCCTGGTGTTCATCATCGGGGGCGTGGAGGGCCTGGTCCGGGCGGCGATCGGACTCGGTGACGCCTTCGGGACGCCCTCGTTCCTCTGGGGGATGACTGTCGTCGCGGCCGGCTCGAGCCTACCCGACACGTTCGTCAGTATGGCGGCCGCGCAGGCCGATCGGCCGACGGTAACGTTGGCGAACGTCTTGGGAAGCAACACGTTCGACTTACTCGTCGCCATTCCCGTCGGGGTGCTCGCAGCGGGGTCGCTGACGGTCACCTTCTCACACGTCGTCCCGATGATCGCTTTCCTAATTGCCGCGACGATCTTCTTCTTCGCGATTTCGCGGACCGGAATGTATCTCTCCCGCCGGGAGGGGTGGGCGCTGCTCGCGCTGTACACGGCGTTCGTCTGCTGGCTGCTCCTCGAGAGTCTCCGGATCACCAGCGTCCTCGAACTCTGA